From a single Anoplolepis gracilipes chromosome 3, ASM4749672v1, whole genome shotgun sequence genomic region:
- the LOC140664038 gene encoding DNA damage-regulated autophagy modulator protein 1 — protein MAYGKLHVLPLSLFILIPVTFVITYTISVQWDHVVPGFPYISETGTLSPESCIFAQCLNIAALLLGCCVYIRHRQVLQWQIERGSDLISKRIITVTACCGILACFGLDILANFQEARVIAAHMVGAMTCFSAGTLYFCFQTYLSYKMVPAMNGTIVVYVRAILSALTLILTTATIIPGYISMSEFKGNDYKKWLPADGGWGWHVASTTCEWILAIVYCAFLLTFVLEFRLINFEDPVVTLMYLDKIENTATSHKTEATTPQDT, from the exons ATACACCATATCGGTGCAATGGGACCACGTGGTGCCTGGATTCCCTTATATATCAGAGACCGGCACGTTATCACCGGAATCTTGCATATTTGCGCAGTGTCTAAATATTGCAGCTCTTTTAC TCGGATGCTGCGTCTATATCAGGCATCGACAAGTATTGCAATGGCAAATAGAGAGAGGCAGTGATCTCATAAGCAAAAGAATTATCACGGTAACTGCGTGTTGCGGCATCCTCGCTTGTTTCGGTCTAGACATACTCGCCAATTTTCAAGAGGCTCGCGTAATCGCCGCTCACATGGTGGGAGCGATGACTTGCTTTTCTGCTGGCACTCTCTATTTCTGTTTTCAG acatatttaagttataagaTGGTACCAGCTATGAATGGCACGATTGTTGTTTATGTGCGCGCAATTCTCTCGGCTCTCACATTGATATTAACGACTGCTACAATTATTCCTGGCTATATCTCAATGTCTGAATTTAAAG GTAATGATTACAAGAAATGGTTACCGGCAGACGGTGGTTGGGGTTGGCATGTCGCAAGTACTACATGTGAATGGATTCTTGCGATAGTCTATTGCGCATTCCTTCTGACGTTTGTTCTGGAATTTCGATTAATTAACTTTGAAGACCCCGTAGTTACG TTAATGTATTTGGATAAAATCGAAAACACGGCAACGTCACACAAAACAGAAGCGACAACGCCACAAGATACGTAA